A portion of the Mytilus galloprovincialis chromosome 12, xbMytGall1.hap1.1, whole genome shotgun sequence genome contains these proteins:
- the LOC143053688 gene encoding uncharacterized protein LOC143053688, whose translation MMTAFGQEIAGLRWYSIGMKNSTASDTLCEVQSFLTTFSSMASFFWTTFIALYLFICVWYSTDLLLSRSQCFLLQCIAWGIPVWMLLTGKGWEILTYLITASLYILLKIRTFLKIFINIIDDGSDPKSLFFENFKLALLFLQSYGDSAQAFWNFILFCVFDNTVRSFTVNNCLSFSPNEIASSDIRSYTEERLDTNLQHDNEQEPLLHNRKL comes from the exons ATGATGACTGCTTTTGGCCAGGAAATAGCCGGTTTAAGATGGTATAGCATTGGTATGAAAAATTCCACAGCATCGGACACTTTATGCGAAGTTCAAAGTTTTTTGACAACATTTTCAAGTATGGCATCTTTCTTTTGGACAACATTCATAGCGCTTTATCTCTTCATTTGTGTTTGGTATTCGACAGATCTACTTTTATCTAGATCGCAATGTTTCCTGTTGCAGTGTATCGCATGGGGAATCCCAG TTTGGATGTTACTAACAGGAAAAGGCTGGGAAATACTAACTTACCTGATTACAGCTTCATTGTATATTTTGCTAAAAATAAGAACATTCCTGAAG atttttatcaatattattgACGATGGCAGTGATCCAAAAAGcttgttttttgaaaattttaaattggcaCTACTGTTTCTTCAATCCTATGGAGATAGTGCGCAAGCTTTTtggaatttcattttattttgtgtctTTGATAATACTGTTCGTTCTTTTACTGTAAACAATTGCCTTTCGTTTTCACCTAATGAAATAGCCTCTTCTGATATTCGTTCCTATACTGAGGAAAGATTAGATACAAATTTACAACATGACAACGAACAGGAACCTCTGTTACATAACAGAAAACTATAA